Genomic segment of Fibrobacter sp.:
ATTGAGCTCTTTGAGCCAGTCACGTTTTTTCATCAATGGATTCCCCTGGAGCTTATTTTATACTAAGGGATGGTTACCACAAAAATAGTAAGATTTCCCGACTTAATCCATCACTGAAATACTGAATTACGGCATATCCGCTGTTTCATTGCCTCGTAGAGGAAAACCGCGCTTGAAGCAGCTACATTGAGTGAATCGATCCCCTGAACCATTGGTACTTTTACTCTCGCATCACACGCATCAAGCACTTCCTCTGAGAGCCCCTCACCTTCGTTTCCGAAGACAATGCAGCAGTTTCCTGTAAGATCAGCTTCATAGAGAGGGGTGCACCCATATCCGGGATGTGCGGCAATTATTGTGAACCCGGATTTTTCTCTGAGATATCTGAGCTGCAGTGGTAAATCGCAAGAGTAAATTACCGGGATTTTAAAAATCGCTCCCATGGAATTGCGCACAGACCTGCGCAGGAAGGGATCTGTAGAGTTTCTGCCCACAAGCAGTGCCTGACAGCCGCAGGCAGTGCAGTTTCGAACGATGACACCGGTGTTTTCCGCACTCTCGAGCCTGTCCAGTGCCACAAACAACCTCGGAGCGGTTGTGTTTTTTATGATCTCATCGATAGAGGCAGATTCGGGCACCAGTC
This window contains:
- a CDS encoding RNA methyltransferase; the encoded protein is MYRFKYNMITEIKEVSSLDEPGVSLYRTLKKPLSHRELGVFIVEGDKVVERFFESGLTVISVLLTEAKLEIFKDVLNRKQENIDVYLVTPELLKEIVGFRYHQGIMAAGLVPESASIDEIIKNTTAPRLFVALDRLESAENTGVIVRNCTACGCQALLVGRNSTDPFLRRSVRNSMGAIFKIPVIYSCDLPLQLRYLREKSGFTIIAAHPGYGCTPLYEADLTGNCCIVFGNEGEGLSEEVLDACDARVKVPMVQGIDSLNVAASSAVFLYEAMKQRICRNSVFQ